One Limnochordia bacterium DNA window includes the following coding sequences:
- a CDS encoding LacI family transcriptional regulator, with protein sequence MKKNDVTIKDVAKRAGVAPSTVSRVLTGSPGVGEKTRSHIRKILEEMGYRPNAAARGLVQSKNRAIGLVVPCGLSLYFGNPYFTEVVSGIAEMAATRGYHLVLYTPPPQGKEGPLITDRRTDAFIVMGTKEEDPLLPSLQEWGVPLVLVNRRGPQLPGMYYVDAANREGGRLAAEYLASRGIEKVAILKGPGDIPVAQDRFLGFLEGCGTHNLEVCAELAGEFLEERAYALVRDMITSEGLPQAFYATNDMMAIGCMRACRDMGIEVPHRVSVIGFDDIRSAVLVSPALTTIRLPTYKMGAEAAQVAIDLAEGSPAKGLTVLPVEIVKRDSVK encoded by the coding sequence GTGAAGAAAAACGATGTGACCATTAAAGATGTGGCTAAAAGGGCAGGTGTTGCGCCATCAACAGTCTCTAGGGTGCTTACGGGAAGTCCCGGGGTGGGGGAGAAGACCCGGTCCCATATCCGCAAGATCCTAGAGGAAATGGGGTACCGACCCAACGCGGCGGCCCGGGGTCTTGTGCAAAGCAAGAACCGGGCCATCGGGTTGGTTGTCCCTTGTGGCCTCTCCCTGTATTTCGGTAATCCCTATTTTACTGAGGTAGTAAGTGGTATCGCTGAGATGGCCGCAACCCGGGGGTATCATTTAGTGCTCTATACCCCTCCACCTCAGGGAAAGGAGGGACCCCTGATCACCGATCGCCGCACTGATGCTTTCATCGTTATGGGAACCAAGGAAGAGGACCCCCTTCTTCCCTCGCTTCAGGAATGGGGTGTGCCTTTGGTTTTGGTGAACAGGCGGGGACCACAGCTACCCGGCATGTATTATGTTGATGCAGCCAATCGGGAGGGGGGCAGACTAGCCGCAGAGTATCTAGCGTCCCGCGGCATAGAAAAGGTGGCGATTCTCAAAGGACCGGGGGATATTCCTGTTGCACAGGATAGATTTCTTGGCTTTCTTGAAGGGTGTGGGACCCATAACCTTGAGGTTTGTGCTGAGCTTGCCGGGGAATTTCTTGAGGAGCGCGCCTATGCTCTAGTCAGGGACATGATCACAAGCGAAGGACTACCCCAGGCCTTTTACGCAACCAACGATATGATGGCTATTGGTTGTATGCGGGCTTGTCGCGATATGGGAATTGAGGTCCCCCATAGGGTATCAGTAATTGGTTTCGACGACATTCGTTCAGCGGTGCTGGTAAGCCCGGCTTTGACTACGATTCGTCTGCCGACATATAAAATGGGAGCCGAGGCAGCCCAAGTGGCCATTGATCTAGCAGAGGGTTCTCCTGCTAAGGGGCTTACTGTACTGCCGGTGGAGATTGTTAAACGAGACAGTGTCAAGTAG
- a CDS encoding DNA/RNA nuclease SfsA — MEQGCAMFPDAPTQRGLKHLEELIVLAQQGYLCVVLFVIQREDALSFRANGTTDPKFAQALRQAKDAGVCTVAYDCSVVPPMVSLRQEVPVVF, encoded by the coding sequence GTGGAACAGGGTTGTGCCATGTTTCCCGATGCTCCCACCCAACGGGGACTGAAACACCTAGAAGAGCTGATTGTGTTAGCGCAACAAGGCTACCTTTGTGTTGTGCTGTTTGTCATTCAGCGGGAGGATGCCTTATCATTTCGGGCCAATGGCACCACGGATCCCAAGTTTGCACAGGCCCTTCGCCAAGCAAAGGACGCAGGCGTGTGCACTGTGGCCTACGACTGCAGTGTGGTGCCCCCCATGGTGAGCCTGCGACAGGAGGTTCCGGTAGTTTTCTGA